GGAGATCTCGCTCTTTGCCTGGCGCTACCTTTTCCTCCTCCTCGACGACGCACATGTCGTGTACAGTGCGCAGAAAAACCGCCTCGGCTATGCCGGGTACCGTCGGGGGCTCCGCTCGTTCGGGACACTCGCGGGAGTGCTCGTGCTGAAGGCGTTCGACAGCAGCCAGAGCATGACCACCGCCATGGTGCAGCGAGGGTACACCGGGGAACTGCCGATGCTGCAGCACCATCCTTTCGTGGCCGCGGAGGTCCTCTTCTCCGTCCTCCTGGTCTCCGGGATGGCTGTGCTGCGCTCTCTCTAACTTCAACGGGAATCTTGATGGAAAAGCCGCAACGTCTCTCGGTCGACATAAAACGGTTCGCATACCCGGACGGCAGCGTCGCGCTCGCCGATATCCAACTCTCCATTACGGAGGGGGAATTCGCAGGGATCCTCGGCTCCAACGGCTCCGGCAAGACCACCCTTCTGAAGGTCATGGACGGGCTCATCAAGGGGTACGAAGGGGAGTCGCGCCTGGACGGCGTGAACGTGCTGCGTCTCCATCCGCGCGAGATCTATGCAAAGATGGGGCTCGTCTTCCAGAACCCCGATGACCAGCTCTTCGCGCATTCGGTCTTTGAGGACACCGCCTTCGGGCCCCGCAACATGGGGTGCGCGGAGAACGAGGTCCGCCAGAGGGTGGAGGAGGCGCTGTACAGCGTTGATATGGCGGAGTATGCGGGGAAGGCGATACAGCATCTGAGCTACGGCCAGAAGAAAAGGGTGTGCATCGCGGGGCTTCTCGCGATGGGGCACGGGATTCTCCTTCTGGACGAGCCGACGGCGGGGCTCGACCCGATGGGGGAGTACCGCATGATGGAGCTCCTGACGCGACTCAACAGGGAGCGCGGCGTGACTGTGGTGATGGCTACCCACAGCGTCGACCTGGTCCCCGTTTTCCTGCACAGGCTGCACATTCTCAGCCGTGGCAGGCTGGTGCGGGGAGGGACTCCGGAGGAGGTCTTCACCGCGCCCGAGGAGTTGCACAGCGTCAAGCTGCGGCTCCCGCACATCGCGGAGCTTATCTACCGGCTGAAGCACGAGGAGAAACTACCGTTCCGAAGGATCCCCCTCACGGTGGGGGCGGCCCGGCGGGAGATCGTGGAGGCCATGAGGGGTGTGCCGGAAGGGGCGTGGTAGTTTGGCGCTGAGCTGAAGAGAAAAAAGGCGCAAAGGGTACTGAGGGGATAGCCCCCGCCCTTTGCGCCTTTTCTTTTGTCGTTCCGGTCATTTAGGCCGGTCGCATAACGAAGAACCGCCCCCTCACGTTCCCCCCTTTGCGAAGGGGGGACAGGGCAGCGTTGTCCGGTTAGGTTTTTGCTTTGCGTCGTTTCTGCTTTTTTCGGTTTTTTTTGGCCTCATTTTTTCGCAGTCTAGAGGCTTCAGCTGCCATTCCAGCAGCTTCACTAGCGATTTTGTTTC
The DNA window shown above is from Geomonas sp. RF6 and carries:
- a CDS encoding energy-coupling factor ABC transporter ATP-binding protein, whose product is MEKPQRLSVDIKRFAYPDGSVALADIQLSITEGEFAGILGSNGSGKTTLLKVMDGLIKGYEGESRLDGVNVLRLHPREIYAKMGLVFQNPDDQLFAHSVFEDTAFGPRNMGCAENEVRQRVEEALYSVDMAEYAGKAIQHLSYGQKKRVCIAGLLAMGHGILLLDEPTAGLDPMGEYRMMELLTRLNRERGVTVVMATHSVDLVPVFLHRLHILSRGRLVRGGTPEEVFTAPEELHSVKLRLPHIAELIYRLKHEEKLPFRRIPLTVGAARREIVEAMRGVPEGAW